The Hydrogenothermus marinus genome has a window encoding:
- a CDS encoding PilZ domain-containing protein yields MEKKILDLLKSIVSEKEFFEKEKDKFINSFTQEMLLEKKQKNIQGLPSSVLTTIGIKLYNLLFLNYEKDPSKELYNFAYKIAESKIDLKIVLISSTLRLVRDFIDYILDGKKDFNTVKNLIELIDKYIIEVEKAYADYYKKVEEELHKLKNEKAKEEEEIIFSILKNISDRKEKIEILDFYKEVPVICKSWIKEISEVTVVLDIQNCNFAIFEEEKYIYLKVPSFPKIIKAKIKKFKEFDYITLTDFHFTELPQEKRRYLRVVPKEAIKVYLNKNGNIIEGLIRDISIGGIGIYTDKIDLLNKDDKVSIKFQLRGETIETEGIIRYILKESKRAGIEFIKNTEIEDKIAEYVIDREFEIIKELRI; encoded by the coding sequence ATGGAAAAAAAGATTTTAGATTTATTAAAATCTATTGTATCTGAAAAAGAGTTTTTTGAAAAAGAAAAAGATAAATTTATAAACTCTTTTACTCAAGAAATGCTACTTGAAAAGAAACAGAAAAACATACAAGGTTTACCATCTTCTGTTCTTACAACTATAGGAATAAAGCTTTATAATTTGTTATTTTTAAATTATGAAAAAGATCCTTCTAAGGAGCTTTATAATTTTGCATATAAAATAGCAGAAAGTAAAATAGATTTAAAAATAGTATTAATAAGTTCAACATTAAGATTAGTTAGAGATTTTATAGATTATATTTTAGATGGAAAGAAAGATTTTAATACAGTAAAAAATTTAATTGAACTAATAGACAAATATATAATAGAAGTAGAAAAAGCTTATGCAGATTATTATAAAAAAGTTGAAGAGGAACTACATAAATTAAAAAATGAAAAAGCTAAAGAAGAAGAAGAAATAATCTTTTCTATTCTAAAAAATATTTCAGATAGAAAAGAAAAAATTGAGATACTTGATTTTTATAAAGAAGTACCTGTAATCTGTAAATCTTGGATAAAAGAAATTTCAGAAGTTACAGTTGTACTTGATATTCAAAATTGTAATTTTGCTATTTTTGAAGAAGAAAAATATATATATCTAAAAGTTCCTTCTTTTCCAAAGATAATAAAAGCAAAAATAAAAAAATTCAAAGAATTTGATTATATTACACTTACTGATTTTCATTTTACAGAATTACCACAGGAAAAAAGAAGATATTTAAGAGTAGTTCCAAAAGAAGCAATAAAAGTTTATCTTAATAAAAATGGTAATATCATAGAAGGATTGATAAGAGATATATCCATAGGTGGAATTGGTATATATACAGATAAGATAGATCTTCTAAATAAAGATGACAAAGTAAGTATAAAGTTTCAGTTAAGAGGAGAAACTATAGAAACTGAAGGGATTATAAGGTATATTTTGAAAGAAAGCAAAAGAGCAGGAATTGAGTTTATCAAAAATACAGAAATTGAAGATAAAATAGCAGAATATGTTATTGATAGAGAGTTTGAAATAATAAAGGAATTAAGAATATAA